In one Actinopolymorpha sp. NPDC004070 genomic region, the following are encoded:
- a CDS encoding amino acid ABC transporter ATP-binding protein, translated as MVRAEQVRKRFGRHEVLRGVDLGVASGQVCCVIGPSGSGKSTFLRCINHLEKIDGGRLWVDGELVGYQQRGTRLHELKPSEVAAQRREIGMVFQQFNLFPHMSAVENVMEAPVRVRREPRSAAREHAEHLLERVGLRDHMRKYPAQLSGGQQQRVAIARALAMRPKLMLFDEPTSALDPELVGEVLEVMRQLALDGMTMVVVTHEMGFARDVADTVVFMDDGVVVESGRPSEVLTDPRHERTRAFLQRVLHVRTEEDRAGR; from the coding sequence ATGGTGCGGGCTGAACAGGTACGCAAGCGCTTCGGCCGGCACGAGGTGCTCCGCGGCGTCGATCTCGGCGTCGCCAGCGGCCAGGTGTGCTGCGTGATCGGGCCGTCCGGCTCGGGCAAGTCGACGTTCCTGCGCTGCATCAACCACCTGGAGAAGATCGACGGCGGCCGGCTGTGGGTCGACGGCGAGCTCGTGGGCTACCAGCAGCGTGGCACCCGGCTGCACGAGCTGAAGCCGAGCGAGGTGGCGGCGCAGCGCCGCGAGATCGGCATGGTCTTCCAGCAGTTCAACCTGTTCCCGCACATGAGCGCGGTGGAGAACGTCATGGAGGCGCCGGTCAGGGTGCGACGCGAGCCGCGCTCGGCCGCCCGCGAACACGCCGAGCATCTGCTGGAGCGGGTGGGCCTGCGCGACCACATGCGGAAGTACCCGGCCCAGTTGTCCGGCGGCCAGCAGCAGCGGGTGGCCATCGCCCGCGCGCTCGCCATGCGGCCGAAGCTGATGCTGTTCGACGAGCCGACCTCGGCGCTGGATCCCGAGCTCGTCGGCGAGGTGCTGGAGGTGATGCGCCAGCTCGCGCTGGACGGCATGACCATGGTCGTCGTCACGCACGAGATGGGGTTCGCCCGCGACGTCGCCGACACGGTGGTGTTCATGGACGACGGCGTGGTGGTGGAGTCCGGCAGGCCGTCGGAGGTGCTCACCGACCCGCGGCACGAACGCACCCGCGCCTTCCTCCAGCGCGTCCTGCACGTGCGCACCGAGGAGGACCGGGCGGGCCGCTGA
- a CDS encoding amino acid ABC transporter permease yields the protein MSEARTQTPSGQAHAIEAVPVRHPWRWAASAVILVLAAMFVHMLLTNGAFQWDFMARNAFSGPVLDGARTSIALTVVAMAIGIALGVVLAVMRLSVNPILSGIAWLYIWFFRAVPRVVLLVLFGNLGILYKRFEFGVPFDWALADLLGVDVDGRLFGFDARTVISGFVAAILGLALSEAAYMAEIVRAGIQSIPQGQLDAAGSLGMSRALTLRRIILPQAMRVIVPPTGNETIAMLKDTALVAYVPAYELWFQLQGIGSRTFQVFPMLVAACLWYLAMSSVMMVIQHFVERHFTRGASSRSERSTGGARTTWMRLGRGGTGGS from the coding sequence ATGAGCGAAGCCCGTACCCAGACCCCGTCCGGGCAGGCGCACGCCATCGAGGCCGTCCCCGTCCGCCACCCGTGGCGGTGGGCCGCGAGCGCGGTGATCCTCGTGCTGGCGGCGATGTTCGTGCACATGCTGCTCACGAACGGCGCGTTCCAGTGGGACTTCATGGCCCGCAACGCCTTCTCCGGGCCGGTCCTCGACGGCGCGCGCACCTCGATCGCGCTCACCGTCGTGGCGATGGCGATCGGGATCGCGCTCGGCGTGGTGCTCGCGGTGATGCGGCTGTCGGTCAACCCGATCCTGTCCGGGATCGCCTGGCTGTACATCTGGTTCTTCCGCGCCGTACCCCGCGTCGTGCTGCTGGTGCTGTTCGGCAACCTCGGCATTCTCTACAAGCGGTTCGAGTTCGGTGTGCCGTTCGACTGGGCGCTGGCGGACCTGCTGGGCGTCGACGTCGACGGCCGGCTGTTCGGTTTCGACGCACGTACGGTCATCTCCGGCTTCGTCGCCGCCATCCTGGGCCTCGCGCTGTCCGAGGCCGCCTACATGGCCGAGATCGTGCGTGCGGGCATCCAGTCCATCCCGCAAGGCCAGCTTGACGCGGCCGGTTCGCTCGGCATGTCCCGGGCGCTCACGCTGCGGCGGATCATCCTCCCGCAGGCGATGCGGGTGATCGTGCCGCCTACCGGCAACGAGACGATCGCGATGCTGAAGGACACCGCGCTGGTCGCCTACGTCCCGGCGTACGAACTCTGGTTCCAGTTGCAGGGCATCGGCAGCCGTACGTTCCAGGTGTTCCCGATGCTGGTCGCCGCGTGCCTGTGGTACCTCGCGATGAGCAGCGTGATGATGGTGATCCAGCACTTCGTCGAACGACACTTCACCCGCGGAGCGTCCTCCCGTTCGGAGCGGTCGACGGGTGGAGCCCGTACGACCTGGATGCGGCTCGGCCGCGGTGGGACAGGTGGCTCATGA
- the sodN gene encoding superoxide dismutase, Ni — protein MFSRLIAPAVEVSAHCDLPCGVYDPAQARIEAQSVKEIIKKLDGNSDPDFRVRALLIKEQRAELVKHHLWVLWTDYFKPPHFEKYPQLHTLVNEATKLAGASGTKGSADLKVADELLAKIDEIADIFWETKKAA, from the coding sequence ATGTTTTCGCGTCTGATCGCACCGGCAGTGGAAGTCTCGGCACACTGTGATCTGCCGTGCGGGGTGTACGACCCGGCCCAGGCACGGATCGAGGCCCAGTCGGTCAAGGAGATCATCAAGAAGCTCGATGGCAACTCCGACCCCGACTTCCGGGTTCGGGCGTTGTTGATCAAGGAGCAGCGGGCAGAGCTGGTCAAGCACCACCTGTGGGTGCTGTGGACCGACTACTTCAAGCCGCCGCACTTCGAGAAGTACCCGCAGCTGCACACGCTCGTCAACGAGGCCACCAAGCTCGCCGGCGCCTCGGGCACCAAGGGCTCGGCCGACCTCAAGGTCGCCGACGAACTGCTCGCCAAGATCGACGAGATCGCGGACATCTTCTGGGAGACCAAGAAGGCAGCCTGA
- a CDS encoding peptidase S24, translating into MQPTLRDGDRLVVRYTGVAGVSAPTGNAEPGRSTGGSTEERAAGEPEVVVRPGSLVLVRLPHRPLSVKRLVRREPEGWWVERDNPYEGVDSWQVGAVPPQDLVAVVVSRLRLLNAVARRVRARRAGRGQRH; encoded by the coding sequence ATGCAACCGACGCTACGGGACGGAGACCGGCTGGTGGTGCGCTACACCGGCGTCGCGGGCGTTTCCGCGCCCACGGGCAACGCGGAGCCCGGGAGAAGCACCGGGGGAAGTACCGAGGAGAGGGCGGCGGGGGAGCCCGAGGTCGTCGTGCGGCCGGGTTCTCTGGTCCTGGTCCGGCTGCCGCACCGTCCGCTGTCGGTGAAACGGCTGGTCCGCCGCGAGCCCGAGGGCTGGTGGGTGGAGCGGGACAACCCGTACGAAGGTGTCGACTCCTGGCAGGTCGGCGCGGTGCCCCCGCAGGATCTGGTCGCCGTCGTGGTCAGCCGGCTCCGGCTCCTCAACGCCGTCGCCCGCCGGGTGCGGGCCCGCCGCGCCGGCCGCGGGCAGCGGCACTGA